The following proteins come from a genomic window of Desmospora profundinema:
- a CDS encoding MFS transporter, with amino-acid sequence MNEGGLFQNRSFWLIWLSSLFATFAFSIFLLAQSWYVVDELGRSASLGVVLMAASIPRVLTMLLGGMLADQVRRTWILFVTNLMQVCLMLLFVMMLMSGRLDWTYLMINAMLFGFLDAFFWPASQSLIPSIVPARHLIRANSVVHGTTELAFILGPVAAGLLIAFTSYTMTFFVVAVLLFLAAVFVWPFWIREPEVDQSGQRRTWEEMKEGLTTVWHSPLLRQGALVIAILNLSVVGPMIISFPLLVEQVQGNALDLSYLEAGFSVGTFAAALMLVGWHIRHRGRLVLAAFAFTAVLFFVFVRIESLTGWIVLAGVIGLKAMFVYLPLVTMIQEQTETRQMGRVMSIVSFAAMGFEPLAFGLVAAAMQSGLSITTILSVTSWIVIGSAVCVLWKGWAIRREA; translated from the coding sequence ATGAATGAGGGAGGTTTGTTTCAAAACCGGTCATTTTGGTTGATCTGGTTATCCAGTCTGTTTGCTACCTTTGCCTTTTCGATCTTTCTATTGGCTCAATCCTGGTATGTCGTAGACGAATTGGGCCGTTCCGCTTCATTGGGTGTGGTCTTGATGGCGGCTTCCATTCCCCGTGTACTCACCATGCTCCTGGGCGGCATGTTGGCGGATCAGGTGCGCCGGACATGGATCTTATTTGTGACCAATCTCATGCAAGTATGCTTGATGCTCCTCTTTGTCATGATGCTCATGAGCGGGCGGTTGGATTGGACTTATCTCATGATTAATGCGATGTTGTTCGGTTTTCTGGATGCCTTTTTCTGGCCGGCCAGCCAATCGCTCATTCCCAGCATCGTTCCTGCCCGCCATTTGATCCGGGCCAATTCGGTGGTGCATGGAACGACGGAATTGGCTTTCATCTTAGGTCCGGTGGCTGCCGGGTTGTTGATTGCTTTTACCTCGTATACGATGACCTTTTTCGTCGTGGCGGTGCTGCTCTTCCTGGCGGCGGTGTTCGTTTGGCCGTTCTGGATTCGTGAACCGGAGGTGGATCAAAGCGGTCAAAGGCGCACCTGGGAGGAGATGAAGGAAGGGTTGACGACCGTGTGGCATTCTCCCCTATTGCGCCAGGGGGCACTGGTCATCGCCATCCTGAACCTGAGTGTGGTCGGTCCGATGATCATCAGTTTTCCGTTGCTGGTGGAACAGGTTCAGGGGAATGCATTGGATCTTAGTTATCTGGAAGCGGGTTTTTCCGTTGGCACGTTTGCGGCGGCTCTGATGCTGGTGGGTTGGCACATTCGACACCGGGGACGGCTGGTGTTGGCGGCGTTTGCCTTTACGGCGGTTCTTTTTTTTGTGTTTGTACGGATTGAATCGCTGACAGGATGGATCGTCCTGGCGGGAGTGATCGGCCTGAAGGCCATGTTTGTCTACCTGCCGTTGGTCACCATGATCCAGGAACAAACCGAGACCCGTCAGATGGGACGGGTGATGAGTATTGTCAGCTTTGCCGCCATGGGGTTTGAACCCCTCGCCTTCGGACTGGTGGCTGCTGCCATGCAGTCCGGCCTGTCGATTACTACGATCTTGAGTGTAACCAGTTGGATCGTCATCGGTTCCGCTGTTTGTGTTTTGTGGAAGGGATGGGCGATTCGGCGGGAGGCGTAA
- a CDS encoding MarR family winged helix-turn-helix transcriptional regulator, with translation MDDLKRLVDEMNQAYEDASFRFQVEMERMVQPLLPPKQENIVLLLIRVPSVTVSDLAARLGITKSAVSQTLDKMERGGWVKKRVNPANRREVRVSLGPKGEAFAERLRRFDQMMIETYYTRLDREDIKTVTRVFRQLHEWMSREQQERNRRNE, from the coding sequence GTGGATGATCTTAAGCGACTGGTGGACGAGATGAACCAGGCGTACGAAGATGCCAGCTTTCGGTTCCAGGTGGAAATGGAACGAATGGTGCAACCGCTCCTGCCGCCCAAACAGGAGAACATCGTATTACTGCTGATACGTGTCCCGTCCGTTACGGTATCGGATTTGGCCGCCCGATTGGGGATCACCAAAAGTGCCGTCAGTCAAACCCTGGATAAAATGGAGCGGGGAGGCTGGGTGAAAAAAAGAGTCAATCCGGCCAATCGGCGTGAGGTGCGGGTGAGTCTGGGGCCGAAAGGGGAGGCCTTTGCCGAACGACTGCGCCGTTTTGACCAGATGATGATTGAAACCTACTATACCCGGTTGGACAGAGAAGATATCAAAACAGTGACGCGGGTATTCCGCCAACTGCACGAATGGATGTCACGGGAGCAACAAGAGAGGAATCGTCGAAATGAATGA